The region GCCGCTCGCCAACCGCGAGGTAGCCGGGGTCGTCTGGGGCATGCGGGACGGGCAGGGGGGTAACCTCAAGAAGGTGACCGCCGTGATCGAGGCGCCGAACCTGTCGCCCAAGATGCGCAAGTTCCTGGACTGGATCGCCTGGTACACCCTGGCGCCGAAGGGCTCGGCCCTCGCCATGGGGCTGAAGATCCCGGACCCGGACCGGCAGGAGGTTGCCCGTGTGGGCGTGAAGCTCGCCGGCCCTTCGCCGAAGCGCATGACGCCCGCGCGGCAGAAGGTCATGGAGGTCGCCCAGGACGGAACGGTTCGGCTGAAAAGCGAGTTGGCCCATGCGGCCGGGGTCAGTGCGGGCGTGGTCAACGGTCTCATCGACGAGGGCGTCCTGGAGACCGTGACGCTCCTGGCCGAGCCGGTCGCCGAGATGCCCGATCCCGCCTTCGGCCATACGGCGCTCTCCGACGGCCAGCGGGAGGCGGCGGACACGCTCGTCGCCGCCATGGGCGAGGAGCACGCCCCCGTGCTTCTGCTCGAGGGCGTCACGGGCTCAGGAAAGACCGAGGTCTATTTCGAGGCGGTGGCGGAGGCCATGCAGCAGGGCCGGCAGACGCTGATCCTCATGCCGGAAATCGCCCTGACGGCCCAGTTCCTCGACCGCTTCGCCGCCCGCTTCGGCGTGAAGCCGGCCACATGGCATTCCGGCGTCACGGGCCGGAAGAGGGAGCGGCTCTATACGGCCATCGCGGCCAATGAGGTGAAGGTGGTGGCGGGCGCCCGATCGGCCCTGTTCCTGCCCTATGCGGATCTCGGCCTCATCATCGTCGATGAGGAGCACGAGACGGCCTACAAGCAGGACGACGGCGTCCATTACCATGCCCGCGACATGGCGGTGGTGCGCGGCAAGATCGAAAACGCCCCCGTGGTGCTGGCCTCCGCGACGCCCTCCATCGAGAGCCGGGTCAATGTGGAGCGTGGGCGGTATCGCCATGTGAAGCTGCCCGAGCGGTTTGGAGGGCGCTCCATGCCGCAGATCCGGGCCGTGGATCTGCGCAAGGAAGCCATCCCGAAGGGCCGCTGGCTCTCGCCGACCCTGGTGGCGGCCGTGGAAGATACGGTCGCCCGGGGCGAGCAGGCGCTGCTCTTCCTCAACCGGCGGGGCTATGCGCCGCTCACCCTCTGCCGGTCCTGCGCCCATCGCTACGAGTGCCCGAACTGTTCCTCCTGGCTGGTGGAGCACCGCTTCCGGCGTTCCCTGGTCTGCCACCATTGCGGCCATGTGGAACGGACGCCTCATGCCTGCGTGGAATGCGGCAGCGTCGATTCGCTGGTGCCCTGCGGACCCGGCGTGGAGCGAATCGCCGAGGAAGCCTCGGAGCTGTTTCCGGATAAGCGCTGCATCGTGCTGTCGAGCGACTTCCCCGGCGGCACGGAACGCCTTCGGGCAGAGCTGGCGGCCATCGCGGCGGGCGAGTTCGACATCGTCATCGGCACCCAGCTGGTCGCCAAGGGGCACAATTTCCCGCTCATGACCCTGGTGGGCGTGCTCG is a window of Microvirga lotononidis DNA encoding:
- a CDS encoding primosomal protein N' produces the protein MTSRIADVLIPLALDTAYSYAVPDGLAVEEGDVVQVPLANREVAGVVWGMRDGQGGNLKKVTAVIEAPNLSPKMRKFLDWIAWYTLAPKGSALAMGLKIPDPDRQEVARVGVKLAGPSPKRMTPARQKVMEVAQDGTVRLKSELAHAAGVSAGVVNGLIDEGVLETVTLLAEPVAEMPDPAFGHTALSDGQREAADTLVAAMGEEHAPVLLLEGVTGSGKTEVYFEAVAEAMQQGRQTLILMPEIALTAQFLDRFAARFGVKPATWHSGVTGRKRERLYTAIAANEVKVVAGARSALFLPYADLGLIIVDEEHETAYKQDDGVHYHARDMAVVRGKIENAPVVLASATPSIESRVNVERGRYRHVKLPERFGGRSMPQIRAVDLRKEAIPKGRWLSPTLVAAVEDTVARGEQALLFLNRRGYAPLTLCRSCAHRYECPNCSSWLVEHRFRRSLVCHHCGHVERTPHACVECGSVDSLVPCGPGVERIAEEASELFPDKRCIVLSSDFPGGTERLRAELAAIAAGEFDIVIGTQLVAKGHNFPLMTLVGVLDADIGLTSGDPRAAERTFQMLQQVTGRAGRGEKPGRALVQTWQPDHPVIAALISGDAERFYEEETRVREMAGLPPFGRLASLVVSAAEREAAETHARAMALVAEPPPGVTVLGPAEAPLALIRGRYRFRLLVKTEREVDLQAYLRSWMARCPKIRGNTRVSIDVDPQSFL